Below is a genomic region from Bacteroidia bacterium.
CGCCGAAAACAGAAAAATGTACGTAACGTTTCGGATGTTCGCGCATATCTTCCAATAATTTATTTAATTGATCGGCAGAACCTTGTAATTTATTGTAAAGCGTGTCGTTATTCACTAACATACCCAAACTTCCTTTTCCTTGATTTATTTTTTTCATGATTTCCGCAGCATTACTCAACGCAATATCCGCGTTGTTGATGGTACTTTTCAGATTTGATTTTGCCAAAGAATCGCTGATAGACGAAAAATTTGTCATCATGTTCGATAATTTTTTATTGTTGTTTGCCAAATTCGAAGAAATGGATTCGATGTTACTGAAGATAACAGACATTTTTCCTTTTTCAGAAACCACAAGTTCATCTAAATTTTTAGAAGTATTTTCAAATGTCTCGAGCGATTTACGAATACTTTCCACACTTCTGGAAATATTGGTTGTATTGCCTTTATTAAAAACAGATTGCACCACTATCATTACCGAATCAATAGAAGAAATTAAATTCTCCGCTTTGTCTTTCAACGGCTGTATTTGTTTATTAACGGCATCTTTCAAATTATCTTCCGTTCCAGCACTCATCGTATCGCCGTCTTGAATATAGTTGGCAGCATTTCCGAATTGTATCTGAATAGCTTTAGAACCAAGCAAATCGGAGCTAATAATTTTCGCTACAGAATTTTTTGGAATGCGCGCGTTTTTATCACTGATGACAAACGTTACCAAAATCCGACCAGAAGTATCTGGCAACATTTCGATGCTTTGCACGCGGCCAATTCTAAATCCGTTTACCTGCACTGGATTGGCTTCTACGAGTCCATCAATGTGTTTGTACAGAGCGTATACCGTTTTTGGATGCGAAAAGATATTTCGCCCTTTTAAAAAATTAAATCCAAAAATAAGCAGTGCTAAAGCTGCTGTTACAATGATTCCTATTCTTACTTCCTTTGTGAGTTTCAAAATATTTTTTTTTGATGCGAGTGCAAATTTACTTTTTTAATAATTTGGCAGCATCATTTGTTGAAATTCTTTTTCCATTCTTAAAAATAACCACAAAAGCGTCCTTAAATCCATTTTTTCGCATTTTGGTTTGCAAAGCAATGGCTTTGTCGGCTGTAGCAAAATTCCCAGCCGTATATTTATAAATTTCACCTGCTTGATATTCCCACACATCTTTTAATCCGTCAAATTTTTTATCGTCCAACGGAATTTTTTTGGAAAAGGAAGCAAATTGGACTCTGAAAACATTAGAATCTTGCGGCGGCATTACAATGGGATCTTTTGTTGGCGCAGAAAGCGGAACACTGTCAATTTTTAATTTCTGAATACTTGTCTTTAATTTTTCGGTACTTGTTTTTTTCTTTGTTGGAGAGATTTTTTTTATTTTTTGTATTGAGACAGTGTCTCTTGGAATAGAATCTTGTTTTGCAATAAGAATAGTGTCTTT
It encodes:
- a CDS encoding MlaD family protein, translating into MKLTKEVRIGIIVTAALALLIFGFNFLKGRNIFSHPKTVYALYKHIDGLVEANPVQVNGFRIGRVQSIEMLPDTSGRILVTFVISDKNARIPKNSVAKIISSDLLGSKAIQIQFGNAANYIQDGDTMSAGTEDNLKDAVNKQIQPLKDKAENLISSIDSVMIVVQSVFNKGNTTNISRSVESIRKSLETFENTSKNLDELVVSEKGKMSVIFSNIESISSNLANNNKKLSNMMTNFSSISDSLAKSNLKSTINNADIALSNAAEIMKKINQGKGSLGMLVNNDTLYNKLQGSADQLNKLLEDMREHPKRYVHFSVFGGRDKSSSKK